One segment of Rhipicephalus sanguineus isolate Rsan-2018 chromosome 6, BIME_Rsan_1.4, whole genome shotgun sequence DNA contains the following:
- the LOC119396901 gene encoding heterogeneous nuclear ribonucleoprotein Q isoform X3 has protein sequence MAEGNGDAATVEPMDESSATEHSADYAKLVGHGLQEKVAAQLDAIFQTGKLAYADLDERALDALKEFPADGALAVLKQFLDSSLEHVSNKSAYLCGVMKTYRQKSKLPGASGSGSNKGPDEEKIRAILERTGYSLDVTTGQRKYGGPPPGWTGPQPSSGCEVFVGKIPKDMFEDELIPLFEKCGKIWDLRLMMDPLSGLNRGYAFITFCNREGAHNSVRELDNHEIRKGKYIGVTISINNHRLFVGNIPKNRGKEELFEEFSKHAPGLTEVIIYSSPDDKKKNRGFCFLEYESHKAASLAKRRLSTGRIKVWSCDIIVDWADPQEEPDEETMAKVKVLYVRNLTTDVTEEKLKELFEAHGRVERVKKIKDYAFVHFEERDHAVRAMEQLQGKDLCGAPMEVSLAKPPSDKKKKEEVLRNRERRMMQMMQQRIVDVSDYRMMGCMPPPPPLRGPRGGGGGRGPPVGPRSYGSWWPAWGDAWGARPWAGPPRSRWPGGGPCQPWGPWGRPPPGKPGR, from the exons ATGGCCGAGGGTAACGGGGACGCAGCGACGGTCGAGCCCATGGACGAGTCGAGCGCTACGGAACACAGCGCCGACTACGCCAAGCTTGTGGGGCACGGGCTACAGGAGAAAGTTGCCGCTCAGCTGGATGCCATCTTCCAGACGGGCAAGCTGGCGTACGCCGACTTGGACGAGCGCGCGCTGGACGCGCTCAAGGAGTTCCCCGCCGACGGCGCCTTGGCCGTCCTGAAGCAGTTTTTGGACAGCAGTCTGGAGCACGTGTCCAACAAATCTGCCTACCTTTGCGGCGTGATGAAGACGTACCGGCAAAAAAGCAAGCTGCCCGGAGCGTCGGGCTCTGGCTCCAACAAGGGTCCGGACGAGGAGAAGATCCGCGCCATACTCGAACGAACGGGCTACTCGCTGGACGTGACGACAGGCCAGCGCAAGTACGGCGGCCCGCCTCCCGGCTGGACGGGACCGCAGCCGAGCAGCGGCTGCGAGGTGTTTGTCGGCAAAATCCCCAAGGACATGTTCGAAGATGAGCTCATACCCCTGTTCGAAAAGTGTGGAAAGATCTGGGATCTTCGGCTCATGATGGATCCTCTCTCGGGCCTCAACCGAGGCTACGCCTTCATCACCTTTTGCAACCGCGAGGGCGCCCACAACTCTGTACGCGAG CTGGACAACCACGAAATCCGGAAGGGCAAATACATTGGGGTCACCATCTCAATCAACAATCATCGGCTTTTCGTGGGCAACATCCCAAAGAACAGGGGCAAGGAGGAGCTGTTTGAAGAGTTTTCCAAACATGCAC CGGGCCTGACGGAGGTGATCATTTACAGTTCACCTGACGACAAGAAAAAGAACCGAGGCTTTTGCTTCCTGGAGTACGAGTCACACAAGGCAGCCTCACTGGCCAAGCGCCGCCTGAGCACAGGCCGCATTAAGGTGTGGAGCTGTGACATCATAGTGGACTGGGCAGACCCACAGGAGGAGCCTGATGAGGAGACAATGGCCAAGGTGAAGGTTCTGTACGTCCGCAACCTTACAACGGACGTTACGGAAGAGAAGCTCAAGGAGCTGTTTGAGGCACATGGCCGTGTGGAGCGGGTCAAGAAGATCAAGGACTACGCATTTGTGCACTTTGAGGAGCGGGACCACGCAGTGCGTGCCATGGAGCAGCTTCAGGGCAAGGACTTGTGCGGGGCCCCCATGGAGGTCTCGCTGGCCAAGCCCCCGTcggacaaaaagaagaaggaggaggtgCTGCGCAACCGGGAACGTCGCATGATGCAGATGATGCAGCAACGCATAGT GGACGTGTCGGACTACCGCATGATGGGCTGCATGCCCCCGCCGCCGCCCCTTCGGGGGCCCCGGGGCGGCGGGGGCGGCCGGGGCCCCCCCGTGGGTCCTAGGAGCTACG GCTCGTGGTGGCCAGCGTGGGGTGACGCGTGGGGGGCGCGGCCGTGGGCGGGCCCCCCGCGCTCGCGCTGGCCGGGGGGCGGGCCCTGTCAGCCGTGGGGGCCgtgggggcgcccccccccggGGAAGCCTGGCCGGTAA
- the LOC119396901 gene encoding heterogeneous nuclear ribonucleoprotein Q isoform X1 yields the protein MAEGNGDAATVEPMDESSATEHSADYAKLVGHGLQEKVAAQLDAIFQTGKLAYADLDERALDALKEFPADGALAVLKQFLDSSLEHVSNKSAYLCGVMKTYRQKSKLPGASGSGSNKGPDEEKIRAILERTGYSLDVTTGQRKYGGPPPGWTGPQPSSGCEVFVGKIPKDMFEDELIPLFEKCGKIWDLRLMMDPLSGLNRGYAFITFCNREGAHNSVRELDNHEIRKGKYIGVTISINNHRLFVGNIPKNRGKEELFEEFSKHAPGLTEVIIYSSPDDKKKNRGFCFLEYESHKAASLAKRRLSTGRIKVWSCDIIVDWADPQEEPDEETMAKVKVLYVRNLTTDVTEEKLKELFEAHGRVERVKKIKDYAFVHFEERDHAVRAMEQLQGKDLCGAPMEVSLAKPPSDKKKKEEVLRNRERRMMQMMQQRIVDVSDYRMMGCMPPPPPLRGPRGGGGGRGPPVGPRSYDYDYDYYGYSDYRGGYADPYYEDYYGRYDDYYDYGGYQAAAPPRGRPAPERARGGQRGVTRGGRGRGRAPRARAGRGAGPVSRGGRGGAPPRGSLAGKRKFDGGHQNQGDSKRRFHNSSSQQQDDGQQWYQDSFKETWG from the exons ATGGCCGAGGGTAACGGGGACGCAGCGACGGTCGAGCCCATGGACGAGTCGAGCGCTACGGAACACAGCGCCGACTACGCCAAGCTTGTGGGGCACGGGCTACAGGAGAAAGTTGCCGCTCAGCTGGATGCCATCTTCCAGACGGGCAAGCTGGCGTACGCCGACTTGGACGAGCGCGCGCTGGACGCGCTCAAGGAGTTCCCCGCCGACGGCGCCTTGGCCGTCCTGAAGCAGTTTTTGGACAGCAGTCTGGAGCACGTGTCCAACAAATCTGCCTACCTTTGCGGCGTGATGAAGACGTACCGGCAAAAAAGCAAGCTGCCCGGAGCGTCGGGCTCTGGCTCCAACAAGGGTCCGGACGAGGAGAAGATCCGCGCCATACTCGAACGAACGGGCTACTCGCTGGACGTGACGACAGGCCAGCGCAAGTACGGCGGCCCGCCTCCCGGCTGGACGGGACCGCAGCCGAGCAGCGGCTGCGAGGTGTTTGTCGGCAAAATCCCCAAGGACATGTTCGAAGATGAGCTCATACCCCTGTTCGAAAAGTGTGGAAAGATCTGGGATCTTCGGCTCATGATGGATCCTCTCTCGGGCCTCAACCGAGGCTACGCCTTCATCACCTTTTGCAACCGCGAGGGCGCCCACAACTCTGTACGCGAG CTGGACAACCACGAAATCCGGAAGGGCAAATACATTGGGGTCACCATCTCAATCAACAATCATCGGCTTTTCGTGGGCAACATCCCAAAGAACAGGGGCAAGGAGGAGCTGTTTGAAGAGTTTTCCAAACATGCAC CGGGCCTGACGGAGGTGATCATTTACAGTTCACCTGACGACAAGAAAAAGAACCGAGGCTTTTGCTTCCTGGAGTACGAGTCACACAAGGCAGCCTCACTGGCCAAGCGCCGCCTGAGCACAGGCCGCATTAAGGTGTGGAGCTGTGACATCATAGTGGACTGGGCAGACCCACAGGAGGAGCCTGATGAGGAGACAATGGCCAAGGTGAAGGTTCTGTACGTCCGCAACCTTACAACGGACGTTACGGAAGAGAAGCTCAAGGAGCTGTTTGAGGCACATGGCCGTGTGGAGCGGGTCAAGAAGATCAAGGACTACGCATTTGTGCACTTTGAGGAGCGGGACCACGCAGTGCGTGCCATGGAGCAGCTTCAGGGCAAGGACTTGTGCGGGGCCCCCATGGAGGTCTCGCTGGCCAAGCCCCCGTcggacaaaaagaagaaggaggaggtgCTGCGCAACCGGGAACGTCGCATGATGCAGATGATGCAGCAACGCATAGT GGACGTGTCGGACTACCGCATGATGGGCTGCATGCCCCCGCCGCCGCCCCTTCGGGGGCCCCGGGGCGGCGGGGGCGGCCGGGGCCCCCCCGTGGGTCCTAGGAGCTACG ATTACGACTATGACTACTATGGGTATAGCGACTACCGGGGCGGCTATGCGGATCCGTACTATGAGGACTATTACGGCCGCTATGATGACTATTATGACTACGGCGGCTACCAAGCTGCGGCACCCCCCCGTGGCCGGCCTGCTCCAGAGCGG GCTCGTGGTGGCCAGCGTGGGGTGACGCGTGGGGGGCGCGGCCGTGGGCGGGCCCCCCGCGCTCGCGCTGGCCGGGGGGCGGGCCCTGTCAGCCGTGGGGGCCgtgggggcgcccccccccggGGAAGCCTGGCCGGTAAGCGCAAGTTCGACGGGGGCCACCAGAACCAGGGCGACTCTAAGCGCCGCTTCCACAACAGCAGCAGCCAGCAGCAGGACGACGGGCAGCAGTGGTACCAGGACTCCTTCAAAGAGACCTGGGGCTGA
- the LOC119396901 gene encoding heterogeneous nuclear ribonucleoprotein R isoform X2 — protein sequence MAEGNGDAATVEPMDESSATEHSADYAKLVGHGLQEKVAAQLDAIFQTGKLAYADLDERALDALKEFPADGALAVLKQFLDSSLEHVSNKSAYLCGVMKTYRQKSKLPGASGSGSNKGPDEEKIRAILERTGYSLDVTTGQRKYGGPPPGWTGPQPSSGCEVFVGKIPKDMFEDELIPLFEKCGKIWDLRLMMDPLSGLNRGYAFITFCNREGAHNSVRELDNHEIRKGKYIGVTISINNHRLFVGNIPKNRGKEELFEEFSKHAPGLTEVIIYSSPDDKKKNRGFCFLEYESHKAASLAKRRLSTGRIKVWSCDIIVDWADPQEEPDEETMAKVKVLYVRNLTTDVTEEKLKELFEAHGRVERVKKIKDYAFVHFEERDHAVRAMEQLQGKDLCGAPMEVSLAKPPSDKKKKEEVLRNRERRMMQMMQQRIVDVSDYRMMGCMPPPPPLRGPRGGGGGRGPPVGPRSYDYDYDYYGYSDYRGGYADPYYEDYYGRYDDYYDYGGYQAAAPPRGRPAPERCAGVRRLSGSWWPAWGDAWGARPWAGPPRSRWPGGGPCQPWGPWGRPPPGKPGR from the exons ATGGCCGAGGGTAACGGGGACGCAGCGACGGTCGAGCCCATGGACGAGTCGAGCGCTACGGAACACAGCGCCGACTACGCCAAGCTTGTGGGGCACGGGCTACAGGAGAAAGTTGCCGCTCAGCTGGATGCCATCTTCCAGACGGGCAAGCTGGCGTACGCCGACTTGGACGAGCGCGCGCTGGACGCGCTCAAGGAGTTCCCCGCCGACGGCGCCTTGGCCGTCCTGAAGCAGTTTTTGGACAGCAGTCTGGAGCACGTGTCCAACAAATCTGCCTACCTTTGCGGCGTGATGAAGACGTACCGGCAAAAAAGCAAGCTGCCCGGAGCGTCGGGCTCTGGCTCCAACAAGGGTCCGGACGAGGAGAAGATCCGCGCCATACTCGAACGAACGGGCTACTCGCTGGACGTGACGACAGGCCAGCGCAAGTACGGCGGCCCGCCTCCCGGCTGGACGGGACCGCAGCCGAGCAGCGGCTGCGAGGTGTTTGTCGGCAAAATCCCCAAGGACATGTTCGAAGATGAGCTCATACCCCTGTTCGAAAAGTGTGGAAAGATCTGGGATCTTCGGCTCATGATGGATCCTCTCTCGGGCCTCAACCGAGGCTACGCCTTCATCACCTTTTGCAACCGCGAGGGCGCCCACAACTCTGTACGCGAG CTGGACAACCACGAAATCCGGAAGGGCAAATACATTGGGGTCACCATCTCAATCAACAATCATCGGCTTTTCGTGGGCAACATCCCAAAGAACAGGGGCAAGGAGGAGCTGTTTGAAGAGTTTTCCAAACATGCAC CGGGCCTGACGGAGGTGATCATTTACAGTTCACCTGACGACAAGAAAAAGAACCGAGGCTTTTGCTTCCTGGAGTACGAGTCACACAAGGCAGCCTCACTGGCCAAGCGCCGCCTGAGCACAGGCCGCATTAAGGTGTGGAGCTGTGACATCATAGTGGACTGGGCAGACCCACAGGAGGAGCCTGATGAGGAGACAATGGCCAAGGTGAAGGTTCTGTACGTCCGCAACCTTACAACGGACGTTACGGAAGAGAAGCTCAAGGAGCTGTTTGAGGCACATGGCCGTGTGGAGCGGGTCAAGAAGATCAAGGACTACGCATTTGTGCACTTTGAGGAGCGGGACCACGCAGTGCGTGCCATGGAGCAGCTTCAGGGCAAGGACTTGTGCGGGGCCCCCATGGAGGTCTCGCTGGCCAAGCCCCCGTcggacaaaaagaagaaggaggaggtgCTGCGCAACCGGGAACGTCGCATGATGCAGATGATGCAGCAACGCATAGT GGACGTGTCGGACTACCGCATGATGGGCTGCATGCCCCCGCCGCCGCCCCTTCGGGGGCCCCGGGGCGGCGGGGGCGGCCGGGGCCCCCCCGTGGGTCCTAGGAGCTACG ATTACGACTATGACTACTATGGGTATAGCGACTACCGGGGCGGCTATGCGGATCCGTACTATGAGGACTATTACGGCCGCTATGATGACTATTATGACTACGGCGGCTACCAAGCTGCGGCACCCCCCCGTGGCCGGCCTGCTCCAGAGCGG TGTGCTGGTGTTCGTCGTCTTTCAGGCTCGTGGTGGCCAGCGTGGGGTGACGCGTGGGGGGCGCGGCCGTGGGCGGGCCCCCCGCGCTCGCGCTGGCCGGGGGGCGGGCCCTGTCAGCCGTGGGGGCCgtgggggcgcccccccccggGGAAGCCTGGCCGGTAA